One window of the Quadrisphaera setariae genome contains the following:
- a CDS encoding IclR family transcriptional regulator — MLGRAVRIVEAFRPGEDTLAVTEVARRSGLHLATTSRMVGQLVDLGLLRREPDRRVGLGMRLWELGSRASPALTLREAAMPVMEDLHAVVGHHTQLGVLDGREVLFLERLSAPDAVINYTRIAGRLPLHASSSGLVLLAHAPRELQEEVLAGPLRTFTQATIATPRALRAALDRVRREGAAVCRGHFHPDACGVAVPVRSASGAVVAALSVIVPNDADARTHVTALRAAARGASRRLTSH; from the coding sequence GTGCTGGGCCGCGCGGTCCGCATCGTCGAGGCGTTCCGGCCGGGGGAGGACACCCTCGCGGTCACCGAGGTGGCCCGCCGGTCAGGGCTCCACCTGGCCACGACGTCGCGCATGGTCGGCCAGCTGGTCGACCTGGGCCTGCTGCGGCGCGAGCCCGACCGACGGGTGGGTCTGGGGATGCGCCTGTGGGAGCTGGGCTCGCGAGCCTCCCCCGCGCTCACCCTGCGCGAGGCGGCGATGCCCGTCATGGAGGACCTGCACGCCGTCGTCGGACACCACACGCAGCTGGGAGTGCTCGACGGTCGCGAGGTGCTCTTCCTCGAGCGGCTGTCAGCGCCGGACGCCGTCATCAACTACACGCGGATCGCGGGGCGCCTGCCGCTGCACGCGTCGTCGTCGGGTCTGGTGCTTCTCGCGCACGCGCCGCGCGAGCTGCAGGAGGAGGTGCTCGCCGGCCCGCTGCGCACCTTCACGCAGGCGACGATCGCCACGCCCCGAGCGCTGCGGGCCGCCCTCGACCGGGTCCGCCGGGAGGGCGCCGCCGTCTGCAGGGGGCACTTCCACCCGGATGCCTGCGGCGTCGCCGTGCCGGTGCGCTCAGCGAGCGGGGCCGTCGTGGCGGCGCTGTCGGTGATCGTCCCGAACGACGCCGATGCCCGCACGCACGTGACCGCGCTGCGCGCCGCCGCTCGTGGTGCCAGCCGCAGGCTGACCTCTCACTGA
- a CDS encoding cytochrome P450, giving the protein MTTPPPARALDDLPALDLDPFDLDVLRDPLPGQAALREAGRLVRLPRCDALAVGRYEDVRAALANWQDLESSAGVGLSNFRTEPPWRPPSLLLEADPPAHDAPRSVLARVLGPRALQRLRAGWAADAERLLGELLDGLPGGAAVEADGVIDLAAAFPLRVFPDAVGLRADGREHLLPYGDHAFNAFAATDHPLVVAGAAGMAEHAAWVGEQCQRENLAPTGFGAEIWAAADRGELTPAQAPLVVRSLLTAGVDTTVHGIGALLHALAVAPGAWEQLCADPSLVRVAFDEAVRWSSPVQAFFRTTARPVELGGVVVPAGVKVLVSFAAANRDPRRWEAPDAYDLHRDPSGHVGFGMGIHQCVGQHVARLEAESLLLALLARVRRVELAGEPVRHLNTTLRSWESLPLRLVV; this is encoded by the coding sequence ATGACCACCCCGCCCCCTGCCCGCGCGCTCGACGACCTGCCGGCGCTCGACCTCGACCCCTTCGACCTCGACGTGCTGCGCGACCCGCTGCCCGGCCAGGCAGCGCTCCGCGAGGCCGGTCGCCTCGTGCGGCTGCCCCGCTGCGACGCGCTGGCCGTGGGGCGCTACGAGGACGTGCGGGCCGCGCTCGCGAACTGGCAGGACCTGGAGTCGTCCGCGGGGGTGGGCCTGTCGAACTTCCGCACCGAGCCGCCGTGGCGTCCGCCGTCGCTGCTGCTCGAAGCCGATCCGCCAGCGCACGACGCCCCCCGCAGCGTGCTGGCGCGGGTGCTCGGCCCGCGAGCGCTGCAGCGGCTGCGGGCGGGCTGGGCCGCGGATGCAGAACGCCTTCTCGGCGAGCTGCTGGACGGTCTCCCGGGCGGCGCTGCCGTGGAGGCGGACGGCGTGATCGATCTCGCCGCGGCGTTCCCGCTGCGCGTCTTCCCCGACGCCGTGGGCCTGCGCGCCGACGGCCGGGAGCACCTGCTGCCCTACGGCGACCACGCCTTCAACGCCTTCGCCGCCACCGACCACCCGCTGGTGGTGGCGGGCGCCGCGGGGATGGCCGAGCACGCGGCGTGGGTGGGTGAGCAGTGCCAGCGCGAGAACCTCGCGCCCACCGGGTTCGGCGCCGAGATCTGGGCCGCCGCCGACCGCGGAGAGCTGACCCCAGCACAGGCGCCGCTCGTGGTGCGCTCGCTGCTCACCGCCGGTGTCGACACGACGGTGCACGGCATCGGCGCGCTCCTGCACGCCCTCGCGGTGGCGCCCGGCGCGTGGGAGCAGCTGTGCGCCGACCCCTCGCTCGTGCGGGTGGCCTTCGACGAGGCGGTGCGCTGGTCCTCTCCGGTGCAGGCGTTCTTCCGCACCACCGCCCGGCCGGTGGAGCTCGGCGGCGTCGTCGTCCCCGCCGGGGTGAAGGTGCTCGTCTCCTTCGCCGCCGCCAACCGCGACCCGCGCCGCTGGGAGGCGCCGGACGCCTACGACCTGCACCGCGACCCGTCGGGGCACGTCGGCTTCGGGATGGGGATCCACCAGTGCGTGGGGCAGCACGTGGCGCGACTGGAGGCGGAGTCGCTGCTGCTCGCGCTCCTGGCGCGGGTGCGGCGGGTGGAGCTGGCCGGTGAGCCGGTGCGGCACCTGAACACCACGCTGCGCTCCTGGGAGTCGCTGCCCCTCCGCCTCGTCGTCTGA
- a CDS encoding PDR/VanB family oxidoreductase: protein MTATSAPPSTRRTALRVASKDAVADGIVALTLVDPAGGRLPDWTPGSHIDLVLPTGEGRQYSLCGDRWDARTYRVAVRREEPQLGGRGGSSWVHDVLAVGDLVEVGGPRNHFHLHPAEDYLFIAGGIGITPLLPMVEAARRLGARWRLVCAGRTRASMPFLDELAELADSTAEQDDGERLVVVARDERERLDLEPLLGGLDARTRVYACGPAPLLDAVARHCPPGQLRTERFSAAEPPAPVRDAPFTVVLQRSGAQVEVARDVSVLEAVRSAGAAVLSSCREGTCGTCETGVLAGVPDHRDSVLDEAERERGDCMLLCVSRSRSDRLVLDL from the coding sequence ATGACAGCGACGTCAGCCCCGCCGTCGACGCGGCGCACCGCCCTCCGCGTGGCCTCCAAGGACGCGGTGGCCGACGGCATCGTCGCCCTGACCCTCGTGGACCCCGCCGGCGGCCGCCTGCCCGACTGGACCCCCGGGTCCCACATCGACCTCGTGCTCCCCACCGGCGAGGGACGGCAGTACTCGCTGTGCGGCGACCGCTGGGACGCCCGCACCTACCGGGTCGCGGTGCGGCGCGAGGAGCCGCAGCTCGGGGGTCGAGGCGGCTCGTCGTGGGTGCACGACGTCCTCGCGGTCGGAGACCTCGTGGAGGTCGGCGGCCCCCGCAACCACTTCCACCTGCACCCGGCGGAGGACTACCTGTTCATCGCCGGTGGCATCGGCATCACGCCCCTGCTGCCCATGGTCGAGGCCGCCCGCCGGCTCGGGGCCCGGTGGCGGCTCGTCTGCGCCGGACGCACGCGCGCGTCGATGCCGTTCCTCGACGAGCTGGCAGAGCTGGCGGACAGCACCGCAGAGCAGGACGACGGCGAACGCCTCGTCGTCGTCGCCCGTGACGAGCGGGAGCGCCTCGACCTGGAGCCGCTGCTCGGCGGCCTCGACGCCCGCACCCGCGTCTACGCGTGCGGACCGGCGCCGCTGCTGGACGCAGTGGCCCGGCACTGCCCGCCCGGTCAGCTGCGCACCGAGCGCTTCTCGGCCGCGGAGCCCCCCGCCCCGGTGCGCGACGCCCCGTTCACCGTGGTGCTGCAGCGCAGCGGCGCGCAGGTGGAGGTGGCGCGCGACGTCAGCGTGCTCGAGGCGGTCAGGTCAGCCGGTGCCGCCGTCCTGTCGTCGTGTCGCGAGGGGACGTGCGGCACGTGCGAGACCGGTGTGCTCGCCGGCGTCCCGGACCACCGCGACTCCGTGCTCGACGAGGCCGAGCGCGAGCGGGGCGACTGCATGCTCCTGTGCGTCTCCCGCTCCCGCAGCGACCGCCTCGTGCTGGACCTGTGA